ACTCCAAGGTTCCTGCGCCCAAACGCGGTTATCTGGAAAAAGCCGAGAAGGAAAGACCAAAGCCACGCTGTTGTCTGCCAAAACATTGAAAACATAGAGGTAACCATCACGGTTCGCGGTGGCATGCACCCAAAAACGTTCGCCGTCCCGCAAAAGGGTCTCGCTGAGTTCCACCTTCAGGTTATATTCGGAATTGTAAGCCCGGGGAAGCTGGATAATGTCTGCCTTATAACTAATCTCGCAGCGCATGAAATCGCTTTCCACGGTTGTTTTGGAGCGAACCAAGGTTTCATTTTCAAAGCGCCCGGCGGAGGATGTTAACATAAAGATGCTTTTAGCCATGTGTTCATCGAATTTATCGTTTATTTCCACATACATGTCCGTGACCATGGTGCTGATGGAAACATCCACCGGCAAAGCCTTTTGCAAAGCCAGTTCACGCGTCCGCGCCAGCGATTTTTCCCTTGCTTCCTGGGGAGAAGTTTCGAAACCATAAACAAAAAAGGTGTCTATTTCGACGGTGACTCTGGAACCTGGAACTTGCGCTCCACTTACAATTTGCTGGTTTTGTTTGGGCAGGGATTTGCCTGTGGTAAAATGTGGCTCCAAAACGTCGGAACCCTCTTCATGGAAAGCCCTGGCTGCTCCCGCGCGTGAGGCTTCGGCATCGTTGGTAGCCGCGTTTTTGCCCACAGAGGCGCAACCAGCCATCAAAAGCAGCAGTGCCATGAGAGCGGGTGAAAACCTTGTTACCACTGCAGCAACACTTTATTGTGGTCCCCGCTTTGAAGCTGAGGGTCCTGTTCCCTTCCCAAACGACGAGCCATACTGCCCACATGTTCACCCAGATACAGATTCAATTCAAGTTGGGTAATCTTTCTGTCTCCATTGGTGTCAGCCTCACCGCGCAGACCCTTCATCAGGTAATATGTAAAAAGACCGTGCTGCATGTCAGGATAAGAACTGGCTATCTGGTTTCCGCTGGCGGCGGAAAAAACGGTAACATTTGGAGCCACCGCGGGAAGCTCCGGGCTCAAAAACACCGGTTTGGCCATTGCCAGAATTGACTCACTGGTACGGTCTCCACCACTGAAGCAGCTATCAAGGAATAGAGTCACCTCACTTGATTTCAGGTTGCCAAGATTGACGTAAAGCTCTTGGAGTGAAATGCCGGTGTTCTCTGCATAGTTGGGGTTTCCATCTTGAGGCAACAGATAGGCTTCACCTCCATCCATGCTGGGAGCGCCATGACCGCTGTAATAGATAAAAATCTCGTTGCCCTTTTTATTGGCGTTTTTATCCAGCCAGCCTTTGGGATTGAAAACTGCCTGCAATTCCCCCAGAGTGGCATCATCGTCGTTTTTCACATAGATGTTCGCGAGAGGAATGCCCAGAACCTTGGTGAAATACTCTTTCATAAATTCCGCGTCCCTGCGGGCAAAATCCGCACGTGGCACGTTACGATAATTTTCAATGCCAATAATCACGCCC
This sequence is a window from Candidatus Cloacimonadota bacterium. Protein-coding genes within it:
- a CDS encoding DUF4384 domain-containing protein, with the translated sequence MALLLLMAGCASVGKNAATNDAEASRAGAARAFHEEGSDVLEPHFTTGKSLPKQNQQIVSGAQVPGSRVTVEIDTFFVYGFETSPQEAREKSLARTRELALQKALPVDVSISTMVTDMYVEINDKFDEHMAKSIFMLTSSAGRFENETLVRSKTTVESDFMRCEISYKADIIQLPRAYNSEYNLKVELSETLLRDGERFWVHATANRDGYLYVFNVLADNSVALVFPSRLFPDNRVWAQEPWSQRLGAATLPDRDHSIETLYFIYSAREITGWEDFSINSEDGFIDPADDQSFIKFQRWLGRGDPGLRVEKLAQLHIFK